In the genome of Nitrospiria bacterium, the window AGACCGGATTGAATCTGGAGGCCACGGCGATCGTCGAAAGCCGCGTGCTCAAAAGTTCTCCCAACTATCCCGACGTCATTCCGAAGCAGGCGATCATCCGCACACAAAAGGGCGAGATCCGCGACCGGGAAGCCACTTTTGTCGTCAAGGCCTATGTCCCCGACACCGTCATCGTCGAAGCCACGTTCGAGTTTCAGGATCTCGCGGCGGAGCCGCTGTTCGAGCTCAACCGGGACCTGCTGCTGGAGAGCCGTCGCTTCCTGAACGAGTTTCAGTGCAACCCGGAATTCGACGAAGAATACAGCGTCTACTGCATTTCGGATTATCAAGGAGATCCCGAGATGTTCCTGGCGCTTCACGGCGAAAAGATCGCCGCGTTGCTTAAAAAGGAGCAGATCCTCCTGGACGAGGAAGAAATCAAAGCGACCCTCCGGTCGAATCTCAAATACGGCAAGGACGATCTGACGGTGGTAGACTGGGACGGGGCCTTCATTTTCGACCCTCATGGAGACTTTGATGCGAATATCGAACTGTTCGAAATCACCAACCTTCAGCTCTTGAAATCCCGCATGCTGGACGAGGAGCTGGATGGACGGCTGAAAACCACCCTCCAGTTGCTCCGCCGGCGTCCGGAACAGTCCTGGCTCCGGTCCAAGCAGGTACGGTCCGTGCTGCGGGAGATCATCCAGACCCGGACCACCTCCATCCTGGAATCCCAGGCGATCGAACACAGCATCAAATTGATCGGGGACTGGTACACGGCCCGGCTGTATGCCCTCATCTCGAAAAAATTCCACCTCGAGGAGTGGCGGAAGAATATCAACGAGAAACTGGACATCCTCGAAGACGTCTACACCATGGCCGCCGAAAACTTCTCCATTTCATTCAACACCACGCTGGAGTTCATCCTGATCGGCGGCTGGTTCATCCTCCAAATCGGCTGGTTTGCGCTGCTCTTCATCGAATTCTATCTCGCAAGATAATCCGCCCGGCCTTTTTTCGATTCACAAATCTGCTTGACAAACGGGCCGCCGCTCCTGTATTTTGAGAATCAGAATCAATTTCAACGAACACCCGGGGGTGTGAAATGACCAAGGCACTGCCCTTGAACAAAGAAGTCGCTCGATTAAAAGACTACCTGGCCGAGAAGCAACTCAAACTGACTCAACAGCGGGAAACGATCCTGGAAGCCTTTCTCAAGGTGGATCATATCACGGCCGAAGAACTGCATCGTCAGATCTCCCGGAAGGGACGCCAACGAATGGGCCTGGCCACCATCTACCGGACCTTGAACCTTTTGTGCGAAGTCGGCATCGGACAGCAACGGCACTTTGACGATACCCGGACGATTTACGACAATGTGATCAACAAAAAGCACCACGATCACCTGATCTGTGATAAATGCGACAAGATTATCGAGTTTGAATCTCCCGCCATCGAACGGCTTCAGGAAAAAATGGCCGCCCGGCACGGCTTCACACTCAGCCATCACCGGCTGGAGCTCTTCGGACATTGCATCGATTGGGAAAAGTGTCGGGATTGGCAGAAGGCGGCCCCCCGTTGATCATCCCCCAAAAACCCACTGACATGAAACGACGAACCGTTTTTCCCGATACGAACCGGCGAACAAGGATGAAGAGGGGCGCGGCCTTGCATTTTGGTCTCCTACTCGGGCTCGGGCTATGGCTCCTCGGCACGGCGGACGCGGAGGATGGGATCCGCATTCTCATC includes:
- a CDS encoding transcriptional repressor; translated protein: MTKALPLNKEVARLKDYLAEKQLKLTQQRETILEAFLKVDHITAEELHRQISRKGRQRMGLATIYRTLNLLCEVGIGQQRHFDDTRTIYDNVINKKHHDHLICDKCDKIIEFESPAIERLQEKMAARHGFTLSHHRLELFGHCIDWEKCRDWQKAAPR